The sequence CCCCGACGAGGTCACCGCCGCCGTCGACGCCGCCGCGCGGGCGCAGGAGGACGAGCCGAACCGCTCGGAGATGATCCGCCGGATCGTGACGGCGTGGTTGCGGGAGAATGGGTTTTTGGGGCGGTGAGCGCCTCCCCTCTCCGGGATGTGAGAGGGGCCGGGGGTGAGGGAATGCGGCTCGCGGCGACACGCGACGCCCGACGCGGCCGCAAGCGCCGTGCGAGACCGGCAGGCCGTACGCCCTCACCCCTGCCCCTCTCCCATCCGGGAGAGGGGTTCTCCCGCGTTAACGATTGCACCTGTCGCAACGGCCGCCGCCGGTCACCCCGCAGCCGCTGCGAGCCG comes from Salinarimonas sp. and encodes:
- a CDS encoding ribbon-helix-helix protein, CopG family; its protein translation is MTPRVGVRFPDEVTAAVDAAARAQEDEPNRSEMIRRIVTAWLRENGFLGR